Within the Pagrus major chromosome 4, Pma_NU_1.0 genome, the region GCTGGAAGACTTGAGAGAGGCTGCAGTATACTTTTAGATCATGAACATTAATCTCATTAGCATAATAAGATTACACCCATTTACTCTGAATGCCTAGAATACTACTGCATTTTCCTAGAAGACTATAGTGCACACAAATctataaacactgaacaatACTTTCActctaaaatatatatttactggAGTATTGACACAAGATTctaaaagtacaattttaagtGGCATCACTATGTGGTACTTTTCAAccttcctgtgtgtttccttgaGCACAGAGGCTGTCAGCCCTATCTCTCTCACTAGAGAGGACCTGCTGAACTTCTACTGTACCCATCCTAATATTACATGTCTTGCTGGATTTAACAGATAACCATATGGTGGTTAAAGGGGGTTAAGAGCTTAGCGGGGCGCTGCCATAATTCAacgatatacagtatgtttaccTAGCCACCTTGAAGCCTAAAAGAAATACTGCAGGTCTCTGAGCAGCAAGTCAGCGCTGCCTCCCACTGCGCTGTAAACAACCTCACACACCCAGGTGgtcctgcacacacagcaggtcTCTCCTGGCCACACTCTCCCTCACTTTGTCTCCAATTAGCTCGCTTTCAGCTCCATGTGTGATAAGTCTTAAAGGGCAGCAGATCACCAAAAACAGGGAGGATTTATCATCTTTAAACTCCCAAATCTGTGATTAATGTTAACTGGGCTTGCCACTAGATAGAGCGGGGAGGGGGAAGTTCAGAGCATTAAACTGTGGAGGAATGCATCATCCCCATCCAATGTAGTAAACACTTTAGCCCTGACCTTCCACTGTTGATTGGTCTTGGACGTCAGCCGTGTGTTTTGATAGCAGGCAGAGTAGagcttgttttgtgtgtgagcagtcACTGAATGACTGCAAAGCTGGCCGTCTGGAAGAACGTGACGGCGCACTCGGCCTCAGGACTCGTGGAGCATGAGTCAACGGTGAAAGGGCCGTGCAGACATTTTCAAATGGCTATGACTTGCTACCAAGACCCTCATGCACATTGATATAATTTACTCTCTGAATACAAAAAATGGACATGAAGTAGTGCTGACATTGGTGCAGACAGAAGGGAAAGCAGACAGTATGTGGAGATGGACAACTGTACATATGaccttattttcatttttttatccatttctgTCTGCACTGTTTTTATACAGTGTATACGGCTTAGCAGCTTCCTAGTTTACAATTCATAACAAAGAGTCTTCAGTCAATATTctatacaaaacaaagaaagaaaaataagaaaaacaacaacgacAAACCCAcaatattaaaagaaaagcaaaataaaggttaaatagaTGCAGACTAACTAAAAGAAGAGAGTTATAACTAATAAGTTCTAGTAGGTCACATACtctacacatttttaaacattaaatacatttacttatctctatatatctatatctatacatgtacatacacacatacatacacacaaatctatacctatatatatacacacatacatctatacatatacatacacataagTATACATATTTCCATATATACCCATTTACATATACACATGCATCAACATGTACATGCATCCATCCATATCTATACATTTACTCTCAAACTcatactgtgtatgtgtatgtatgtacaaCCAAGTAAACATGCTAATTAAAAGGAATGATTAGTTACTCTGTGACATGATCATCTGTCTGTTTGCAGATAATAGaaccaaaaatacattttatggtAATTATACTTTCCAATCATCCATACTCCATTTCCatattctttattttgtgaatCACTCTCTTCATAAATTGTACTTCTTGAATGATTGCAATTTATTAAATCTGGGGGTTTGTCATTTCCCACCCTTTAGTTAGATTTTTTAGTGTCGTGCTGTGctgtgtatgtacatatatgacCTTACAAGCGCAAAAAGGAGATTAATTTCTCTGTACAATAAAGCATTGTGACATGCAGCAGGTTTAATGCAGCTGTGTAACACTGTCTAtattataaaacaacatattataTGATATTAGTTGTACaacttacacatacacacatattaaaTCTTAACCTGgataaaatgtgtgtgctgAATCAGTCCACTCTGAGTGAACATTATCTCTGTGACAGTAGAAAAACAGTACCTTTGGTCCTAAgaatatatctttaaatatttatttatgacaCGTGTCCACACTCATTATTTTTTGCCTTTGTGTTTGACATGTGGATCAAGTATATGTGGTGATTATTAAAATCTTTGATTAAATCAAAGCGAAGGGACATTTTTATCTAAAGTGGAGCAACACAATTAGATGTTTTACCTTTTTGGTAAAATTGTAATTAAGTCAATGTAAAAATCAACTGAAGTCAAGGTAATAACTTTATTAGctaagttttttttatatctacaTATTGTTAAATTTATTATCTTTTACATGCAAATCAAAAAAGAAGTGGGCGACATACAGGTTGCatccttttaattaaaaaagcaaattaaTGAGAGAAATATAGTTAATTATTACTGCCCTCTTGACTGACAGGTCATGTGAGGGGCTTCACATTTGGTCTGTTTGTGATGCAAGTTTCtaaaaaatagagagaaaatTATTATTCcataaaaatgatgtaaaaaaacacacacaaacatgagaatGAGAAAAGTCCaatcacacaaataaaattacaGGGTTGAAATACTGCTATAGAGATGGGCAGGGCAGTGATCATACTGTCTATACATGCCCAATGGACACTTTTAGTAATATGCATGTTGAAGACAACACATCAGAAATGTGTCAGATTTATCTCCTGAAGCCATGTAAATCAAGTGCATCCTATAGTGATAGGTAAGTTGTGTAATTTACTGATGACACTAGGTGGCATCAAATTACTGCAGTGAAgatccgctgctgctgctgctgctctcctcatATGAGACTAATGAAGTGTGAGCTCAAGTTTATCCTCTCCTTATTTTTCAGAGTATAACACAGAGACAAGGGTCTGACAGAATCACTGCAAGCATTAGAGTCAAGAGTGCAACACcgcgcgcgcgcacgcacacacccacacaaacacacatacacacatacagggaGAGAGTAGACAACTAGTTAAGatcaggagaaggaggaggtaaGTGCTCACACCACACTCAGCAGTGTGTATCAACACAAACCCGACTGGAGCCCCATGCTGCTGCTCCCAGACCAGCTTCTCCTCGCGTTAGCCCCGCCCCAAACACGAACGTCACCGAGTCACTGCCCGTGACGTGTGGACGCACCACTCTCCTCCGCCGTCCCGGACCGAAGCATCATCAAAATCATCatccatctccctctccctctctctctccctctcctctctctctcccctccgtTGTCTTTTTAATGTAACTTCTGACTGATCGGGAGAGCAGGGAGCGTCTGGAAAGCCTGGTCTGGCGACTCCATCTCTGATGAAGGATCTTCTCGCACGGTGTTGTGCTTAAAGCTGGACAcacaagacagagaggagcagattgtattttgtaattgttttgtttttttggaataACGTTTGCTTTCCTCCGTGGATtttgttgtgtgtctctgtggtccCCTCTGTGGATGTTAAGGTGCTTAATCTCGCTCTGAATGAAGCTTTCTTTTTGGATTTCCACCGCGCGGAGGCTGTTTCTGGGTGACTGCCGATTATTTACTTGTGAAGTCGCGCGTTACAATTATATTACCGATATTTTGTGAGCTCTATTCGTTTTTTAGGCGTTAActtatatttaattttgtaaAAACATGCCGCAGTTTCCTTGAATTTCTATCAGTGTTTCATGCGGACAAATCGTGTGCGTTAATTATCGCGTAAAAAAGAGGAAAGTTGGGCGCGCAAAGTTTTGGAGACGGTCGATATGGCTATGGTGGCGTGGAGAAACACTGAGGGGGTCGGGGACGCTCAGGGGACCCTCTCCTCCCCGGTGTCCCAGGTCGCACCTCTGTCTCTGCCCGGAGAGCTGACGGGACACATGAACCCGGCGCCCTCTCTGGAAATACCTCCGGCGGCAGCAGCACCTCAGGGCGCACCGCCGCCCAATCCGTCCAGCACCACCACTGCGACCACGGCgaccaacaataacaacaacaccacctcttcctcctcctcttcctcgtccaTGGACAAACACCAGAGCCAGCAGATCGAGTGCATCGTTTGCGGGGATAAATCCAGCGGGAAGCACTACGGACAGTTCACATGTGAGGGATGTAAGAGCTTCTTTAAACGCAGCGTCAGGAGGAACCTGACCTACACCTGCAGGGCCAACAGGAACTGTCCCGTAGACCAGCACCACCGCAACCAGTGCCAGTACTGTCGCCTCAAGAAATGTCTCAAAGTCGGCATGAGGAGGGAAGGTACGCGCTGGCATCCTCCTGTCGTTGATATCGGTATTATCACATCATATTGTGCTGCACCACATGGTTGAGGAGGACACAGTTCAGTTTCACACAGTGTATTTAGCgacattattttctttgacCACACGGCTGTCCTACACACTGCTAGCTTAAACATTTAGTGCATGCTTTGTATAGATAGcgtgttttttatttgtggaCACGGCCGCCTGTGTTGCCTTTGTCTAGTCGGTGATATTGTACTGAGATAGATTTTCTCCGCCTTTTCATATTCTATTCATAAGTCTCGGAGAGGCTGCTGCTACCTACACAGTCTATACTGTCTAGCCTACAGAGATTAGTGTGCTCCAGCTAGCATCTAGTAGCATGTTTATGATGGAGCTCTCCGCCGCTATATGTCCGTCTGCTCGGCCATTGTGTGGCCGAAACAGCCTGAAGCTGCCTTAAATGTCACGTGTTCCAGTTCGAcgctattttttatttttattttttaccacaTTTCAGATTAATTTCGATGATTTTTCGTTTCAATTGTAGCTTATAAACGCGTCGCGTTTTGACTGTTTTGTTCGcttgttgactgtgtgtgtgtgtgtgagtgagtgagtgtgtgagtgtgtgtctgttcgtATTCATAATGCATGCTGCTCGCACAGGCCCAACTTAGCCGGCTGTAGCCTGCTGTTACTGCGTTCAGACGAACTCGGTGACACTTGAGAGCAATGTGAAGAGTgttattgaaaatgtaaataaagttgtgGACAGATTCCCCTCACCAAAAAATGGAGATAAAAATCCCCACAGGCCTCGAAGGCTTCACGGGCGAAGTTACAGGACGTAGCTAACGGCTGAGGACGTGAGTTCAGGGCACAAAGACGAGAGTTTGGGCctttaatttgaataatttaaaaataaaataaaggtccTTCAAAGAGCCAGGGCCAAGATGAAAAAATCTCGCACGCCATTATCTGCAGGTCGTGGACTAGAAATAGATCGAATGAGACATTTCTTTCCAGGAGCTGTCGAAAACAGTTATTCATGTCCATGTCTGAAGAGCTAGTCTACCATGGGGCTGTTTGACCGTAGAAATGAACTAAAATGGCTAAAACACTAGCATGTGTGAGTGAGTTTAGAAGTTGTTTTAATAGCTACACATCTCTGCTGCCTTAAAAAGACGTCCCCTCCATTTTACCgttttctttaaatgtcatgtgTGCTGTCGccatttgacatttctgctgtttttgcaTTGCAGCTGTCCAGCGAGGCAGACTTCCTACGCAGTCTTATCACGGCCAGTTCGCTCTGACGAACGGGGACCCTCTTCAGTGCCATTCCTACCTATCGGGATacatctctctgctgctgcgGGCCGAACCCTACCCGACCTCCAGGTTCGGCTCCCAGTGCCTGCAGAACAACAACATCATGGGCATTGAGAACATCTGTGAGCTGGCGGCCCGGATGCTCTTCAGCGCCGTGGAGTGGGCCCGCAACATCCCCTTCTTCCCGGACCTGCAGGTGACGGACCAGGTGGCGCTGCTCCGCCTCACCTGGAGCGAACTGTTCGTCCTGAACGCCGCCCAGTGCTCCATGCCGGTCCACGTCGCCCCGCTGCTGGCCGCCGCCGGCCTCCACGCATCCCCGATGTCGGCGGACCGGGTGGTGGCCTTCATGGACCACATCCGGGTCTTCCAGGAGCAGGTGGAGAAGCTGAAGGTGCTGCACGTGGACTCAGCGGAGTACAGCTGCATCAAGGCCATCGTGCTGTTCACCACAGGTAAACTGTCGCTCTCTGCACCCAGACATGCAGGCCTGGGAGGAGGAAATGGGCTTTAGGCAAAAAGCTTTTTATCGTTTTAAAGTGTGGACAGTGATGTAATGTAGAGTCACAGCAGTAGATTATATGACGAAAGAAATAATGGAATAAAACATCACTGCCCTTCTGACTACagtgtggaaaataaaaagaggaataCACTAAGAAcactcacatttttaaaataaacgcCTTTATTATAAAACACTGTCTTATCTTAACGGAAACCACCGAAAATCAGgcctaaatatttttttattattcagaaAACTAAGATTTTGTTGATAATGATGAAGCTTGGTAATGTGCGAATTAATGAGACGATTAAAACCTCTAAATATGCTTTTACGGATATTTTGTCGTTTTCTATGAAAACCGTGTGtttcaaaataatatttaaatgtgCATTCTCCTCAAATGAGTATTCTCGCTTACCTCCTAAAATTTACTCTAAAATAAATCTGTTGGGGTTTTGTGCCGGGAGAACTAGCGCAAGTGTTCATTTATGGTCTTCCGCATTTTACTTTaaccaaaaaatgaataaataaataaataaaaggaagaaGTAACGAATCGGATGCGAAACATTTATATTTCCGATGAAATTCAATTTGAACAGAAGACctcgattaaaaaaaagaaaaaaaaaaaaaaaggaaagaggaaagtggCTTATATAATTCCTCTGCTGACCTAAAATGAACTTCTATGACCTCATGCAGCTCCTCAGCCTACAGGAACACAACTGAGTTTATCAGTATTATGAAGTTCATTATTATTGCAACATTTAAAAGGCGGTGAGTGAGTTTTTGATCAAATCCCTGCAGCCcctaaaatataaaacactttGCATGAATCATAGAGGAGCACTGAAAATCATagagtaaacaaataaaaacagcccTGCAAATATCTTAACAAGTAGATTTTTATCGTATTGACcactttgttattattattattttattgtattttaagcCCCAAACAGAAAGCACTTAActgaaaaaatgtatatttttactgcattaagtatttaaatatttaagtatttaagttaatttataggctttaaatttaacattttttaaagtaaataattcatctgaataaataaactatatatttttaaatctaattCATGCCTTTGCTCTAAACATAAATCATAGATAATAAGAAATGcaaattcatgtatttatttttgttatgtcttcaaattgctgtTGAATTCGGCTTTTCTGTCATAAAAGACCTTTACTGAGATAAGGGATGCTGTGGGTCCACACTGCACACTTTATTTCAGAGCCTTTCAATAACAGTCTGAATGACATCTGATGGCTGGATCGTGCACAGGATCAAAAGAATgagtggcagcagagtgaaaaataaaaaacggtCTCCTATGTAGGTCTATTTTAGTTCCTATGAGCACGTGAACACGTGTCCTTAAACTGGGACACAGAGACCGTTCTTTAACCCCAGCTCTCATCCGGCCTGCAGCGCTACAGTGCAAACACAGAGCTCTGCTGTGTGGAGCAAGactacacatacagtatgttaaggTCTTTCACAATAAAGCTGTGGTCACCCTGCCGATGTCCTCTGATAGGTATCGATAGCAGTAGCTCCATCTTTGATCCCTAAAGCAGTGAGATTGATGAGATCTCAATGACAGGGCAGCTGTgctgatgatttttttcttcatgctgttgtgttttcaccacaGCACCAATCTTGAGTGCACATTTAGGGATTATACTTATATATTGTTAAATGTTGTTCACAGGGAGGTGTTATATTATAATTTTATGTTACTATCTCACAGAGACTTACCCTGATCTGCTTATTATAAGATAATTAAAGTAGTCCTGCCTGTCCCTTTAATGCCTTCATCAGTGAGATGAAGGCAATATATCATTGTAAACAATAACTTTAAAGAGCAGAACTGTTATGTTTTTCAGAATgagaatcagctttattgacCAAGTAATTGTAGACATATAAGGAGCCTGACTCTGGTTTTACATTGCTCTTGATGTATGTATacaaaagtagaaatacagCTAGGAACGAGGACATCAGAAACAAATGAGTTAAGAAtggtaaagaataaaaaatggtGAGGACTTAACTGCATATGTGAGAAGAAAGTACTGTAGGTGTATacatattaaaatcaccaaTAGCCAATGCTATAAAAGTCTGTATGCTGTAAAAAAGCTCAAGCAGTGTATAGAAGCAATAAAAGtattgcaaaaaaataaaaaatactgtatgaaaATCCATAGGGTGGATGGATCATGTAttttatatactatatattcatatgtatatatatttatatcattgttttttatcaaaatatatatcattgttttgtttctggtgGTTTCTCACCTATATTTATTTAACACTAAATCAAGTGATGTGATTTGTTTCATCTTCCatatgctgctgtgtgtaaTCACAATATTACCCTATTCCTCATTTTGTTGGTTTCCTGGTTAAACCACCGGTCTTGACCGCGTCctctcctgttttctctcctgtagATGCTTGTGGTCTGTCGGACGTGGCCCACGTGGAGGGTCTGCAGGAGAAGTCCCAATGTGCTTTGGAGGAGTACGTGAGGAGCCAATACCCGAACCAGCCGAACAGGTTTGGGAAGCTGCTGCTGCGCTTGCCTTCCCTCCGCAccgtctcttcttctgtcaTAGAGCAGCTTTTCTTCGTCCGTCTGGTGGGGAAAACCCCCATAGAAACTCTGATaagggacatgctgctgtccggaAGCAGCTTCAACTGGCCCTACATGCCTATTCAATAGAGGGAAAAGCTACAGTGGTGCTACTAAGGTCAGGAAAAGGTCCCACACTTCGAATCAAGTCATTTCAGCACTGTGTAAAATCTCTGTTGCTTCGAACAAGGGAAAAACTGCCAGTGGAATGAGATGATTACAGGAATATCCAATGCAAGATTTTATCTCAATTTACAATTTTTTCTTAAACCAACCACCATTTTGTTGAGACCAGTGTTCTGCACTGCGTCCCTGTGCATCTAAAGCTCCCTGAtataaacaaatcatttgtCTGACATGTAATGATTCAATGGTGCTGGCAGAATTTTTGACTTGTTTAAAGACAAACAGTATTTCATTAGATGAAATGACTGGTtctgatggacattttttagCAGTGTGGCGACCACTCACCGTCTATGGTTTTTGGGAtaacaaacaatatttattgGACCCTGTGTGTATATTTATCGTGCTTGTAAATTATGTTCTGgctccttttttaaatgttttccatATTTTTGCCCCagccagtggaaaaaaaactgcagggATTGTCTTGTGTCgacctgttttattttttttgtttttcgttttTTGTTTCTTACCTTCCAGACACGGCACTTTGGACTAAAGGAACATTTCAGAAACATTTAACACAGGTGTTTGAAACCCGATTTCATCCGACTTTAACCTATTTGCTCAATTGTGTACAGACAGAATGGCAAGATTAATGCTCTGTTTTACTGACTTTGGATTCTTATTCTATTTGCATTATCGACATACGACgaatgagaagaaaaagagcaaaaaaaaaaaatgtttggaaaaTGCACTTCTCGTGATCAGGGTCCGGTTGCGCCAAGTAATGCATTACTCCTTTCATAGGTAATATCATTACTTTCTTACACAAATATTTTAGGAATACTTCCTGGCAGACTTAATTATTTCCTGTTGCCGTAACGCCTCATTTCTGCTCCTTTTGCCATCtaaaaccaacattttaaaacagtttttttcttttttgaatgaCCAGAGCATCATGTTTATTTCTCATCAAATTTGTGAATTTTGCCACTCAGAAATTAAATTTCTATATTATTTCTCATCTAAACAGAGATGATGAAAAGGCTAAAGGTTAAGGAGAAGGCTGAATGTGAGGTAGCTGTACGTAAACCTGATATTTTTATATGTAGAGGGGTCAAAGTCAAAATCTTTTGACTGGTAACTTGTTACAGGGAAAAGTAATGACATTACTTTACTGGATTAATGCATTACCAAAACACTTCTGATCCATGTTTGTTTCCAGGTCTTTACCACTGACCGTCTCAGAGAGATTTTAAGAGCACTGGGCCTGATGTATACTCTAACTACAGATTCTTAATGGGACAAATGAGCTGTACACAACCTCCCAGGTCAAGTAATAAATCTATTTCATTAGAATTCATGCATTTATGAGCCCAGGCCGCTTAATGGCACAATAGACCACTGCAGGGTATTGCTGaactgaaagtgtgtgtgtgtatgtgcctgcGTGCATGCGTCTGttgtggtgtatgtgtgtgtgtatgagtgtgtatttgtgtttacttCTTTTTTGACAACCACTCTGATGTACTGTGAAAGCATATTGGTTAACATATTGGTACCGTATTAAATTATAACTCaagatttataaataaagtgtatttggtttattttgccATTTCAAATTCATGTCGTTTATGActcccaaaaaaaaagaaaaaagtgtgtgtttatatgtttgtgtgtgagcgagCACATTAGTTTAGTGAGTGAGAAAATGAACACCAAGCAGAGCTGTCTGCAGCTCCAGAGCCTGCTTGACTGTGATATTGTCAGTAATCAGATATTTTAATCAAACTTATTGCCTCCCGTCAACAGGCCCTATCTGTATGTCGAGATTTATTCAAAGTTGGCTTATATGAAGACCTGCAGCAGGAAAGCATGTAACTTTGCTCCTGCAGTTATGCTACAATGGGCTTGATCAGGAAGTTAACCGACCGGAACATTTTTAAATCGTTGATAAaaagagcacacacactgttgctcaccctgtttttttgttttttattattattattttaaagcagaTGCAGGTCCTGgattttgtgcttttttcccacaattatTGTACTGAATTAATTTGTTGCATATTAATCAGtatttaaaaacagttaaacaaGAATCACAACACTCAAAAATTAACATGTTATGCAAACATCAATAATAACACCCGGGTAGAGAGTGCCGTACATGTCTGTTTCCTCCTAAGTTAAACCAATTTAACTAATACTTAATATTACTGCTTAACACAAACTTAACGAACATGTTTTTTTACTATCAAGGATTCTATTAATTCATAAAGGTGGGTTAACTCCGCACAAGACAAGAGAGCCGAATGAAAATGGAATTATAATCGTGTCTGTGTTGCCAGAttgaggaggacagagaggattaAAGCAGCTTCTTTGCTTCTTAGTGGACAGAGAGCTAATGAGGGGCCCCTGAGTGCTCTGTCACAACAGTTTACCCTGAGGAGGATGAAGCTGGGCGCTCGACGGCCCCTGGGTGTTCTGGGCCAAAGGGCCAACATAAAACAATGGAGCATTTTCCCACACACGTACAGGtccaaaaaagaagaaaatgccAAGGAGTATGGAGCAGTGGAGGAGAATCAGTGCAGTCCAGGCTCAGAGAATTAACAGCTCTGTGGCTGCaatggatttatttttatttgcttcCGTATTTACGTCACTTTTCTGAGATTGGTCAGAGTCATAAAAAAGAGAGCATCTCCGCTGTTTGTGGCCGACTGAAGCTGGATCAGTCGTTACACAGCTCGGTTTGGACTCAGCCAATCAGCTTCCGAGAGTGAAGCCTGTAGCCAATCAGGTCATTCTTTAAATATACAGTGATGACTAAAGATTCAACCTACAGAGGCTCCAGCTGTGATATCAGAATATTATCAGATTTTTAAAGTGATAGAAACCAGttactaaatgtgttatatatatttttcttcagtattttttGTGGATTGATGAAATGTGTTTAGTTTATGATGCAAATCAGACTTCTGTCCATATTACTTGAGTAAGTCACTAAAATTTAATGCAGAAttattttaaacttgttttatggTGCAGAAGCTTCTGGATCATTCTTGAAAACGGTGGTAAAAACAAGTCATATTAATTTTAtccgttttttttatttaaaatattttaggATTGAAGCAGAACGAGGTCACCTGTGAGTGCGTTGCCGTTATTTATTTTGACGTACAGCCGTATCGCTTTCCTCTGGTCCGTGTTCACTGTAAAGGAGAGCAGGGACCAAATTGGACCCACgtggctttaaaaaaataaattaaaaaaatccagcTTGAGCTTTTATAGCAGagttgtgaaataaaaaatcagccATAATTACAACAATCACAACTGAATGTTCAGTGTGGTTAGAGGGACGTGGCTGCATTACTGTACTTTATTTGTGATGTGAAGTaactgctgactgtagctgctgaaaCCGCTTTAAAGCGATAATTATCACTGTGAGAGTCTGTAATGATGCCGGGCCGGCTCACAATCCTCCCCCAAAAATCTAATATCAGCACCACTATGTTAACtgtgtgtcttttttcattttaatgtttaggAATCATTTTTTGACAATAATTTTACTGTAACAAAATGAGTCCAGAAGATTTTTTAAAGTCCTAAAAGAGGTTTGGGCTGTTTAATTATTGGACTGAAGTCAAACGGGGAACAGACAGCGGCTCAGTTCTACTCAtcaagaaataaaagaaacttTCACACAGTAAGATATTCAAttttcgtttgtttgtttttttctggggagtttttctttcctctaaTCGAGGG harbors:
- the LOC140994865 gene encoding COUP transcription factor 2-like isoform X2, with amino-acid sequence MAMVAWRNTEGVGDAQGTLSSPVSQVAPLSLPGELTGHMNPAPSLEIPPAAAAPQGAPPPNPSSTTTATTATNNNNNTTSSSSSSSSMDKHQSQQIECIVCGDKSSGKHYGQFTCEGCKSFFKRSVRRNLTYTCRANRNCPVDQHHRNQCQYCRLKKCLKVGMRREDSVFFISVQRGRLPTQSYHGQFALTNGDPLQCHSYLSGYISLLLRAEPYPTSRFGSQCLQNNNIMGIENICELAARMLFSAVEWARNIPFFPDLQVTDQVALLRLTWSELFVLNAAQCSMPVHVAPLLAAAGLHASPMSADRVVAFMDHIRVFQEQVEKLKVLHVDSAEYSCIKAIVLFTTDACGLSDVAHVEGLQEKSQCALEEYVRSQYPNQPNRFGKLLLRLPSLRTVSSSVIEQLFFVRLVGKTPIETLIRDMLLSGSSFNWPYMPIQ
- the LOC140994865 gene encoding COUP transcription factor 2-like isoform X1; amino-acid sequence: MAMVAWRNTEGVGDAQGTLSSPVSQVAPLSLPGELTGHMNPAPSLEIPPAAAAPQGAPPPNPSSTTTATTATNNNNNTTSSSSSSSSMDKHQSQQIECIVCGDKSSGKHYGQFTCEGCKSFFKRSVRRNLTYTCRANRNCPVDQHHRNQCQYCRLKKCLKVGMRREAVQRGRLPTQSYHGQFALTNGDPLQCHSYLSGYISLLLRAEPYPTSRFGSQCLQNNNIMGIENICELAARMLFSAVEWARNIPFFPDLQVTDQVALLRLTWSELFVLNAAQCSMPVHVAPLLAAAGLHASPMSADRVVAFMDHIRVFQEQVEKLKVLHVDSAEYSCIKAIVLFTTDACGLSDVAHVEGLQEKSQCALEEYVRSQYPNQPNRFGKLLLRLPSLRTVSSSVIEQLFFVRLVGKTPIETLIRDMLLSGSSFNWPYMPIQ